The following proteins come from a genomic window of Tenebrio molitor chromosome 9, icTenMoli1.1, whole genome shotgun sequence:
- the LOC138137867 gene encoding sodium-independent sulfate anion transporter-like, producing the protein MMFVDLPDIIKRGFPILSWSKSYNVDKAVADLVAGITIGLTLIPQCIAYASLAGLAPQYGLYSSLFGGIIYVAFGSVPELNIAPTALLSLLTFSFTNDVTFGNVHAAVLLCFLSGIIELLCGGLHLGFLVDFVSTPVVAAFTSAGALTIASSQMKNLLGLKFSANSFTSVWTNVFYHITETRKWDALLGIFCCVVLLSMRKLKDFGSPPLDGPQDEKSRSSGVKKLIWFCSVARNAFVVITCAATAYLLSEHNMAPFSLTSRVPEGLPSFTVPVGEVHVGNATVTVVDMMKEVGAGIFVIPFVAILGNVAIAKAFAQGKVIDASQEMIAVGMCNLIGSFFGSYPVNASFSRAAVSNASGVKTPLAGIYTGVIVLLALTFLTPYFSYIPKPTLAAVIICAVIFMVEVPLTKMIWEINKIDLVPFFVTLICCLMLGIEIGILIGVCVDIIFVLYRTARPKILIDKVENDSGASYIKVTPTSAILFPSAEYVRERVMQSKDTQGVSCKVVVFDCQRINQIDFTAAKCLLAFISDFKKVGRELVFYRPKKSVAKIITKIAEGVVKMAETDTDLSEILKEHQQAKAPTTNVEIDIENKEKPVENPTVTNLE; encoded by the exons ATGATGTTCGTGGATCTACCAGACATAATAAAAAGGGGATTTCCCATATTATCCTGGTCCAAAAGCTACAACGTAGACAAAGCTGTGGCGGACCTGGTGGCCGGAATCACAATCGGCTTGACGTTGATACCTCAGTGCATCGCTTATGCTTCTTTGGCGGGACTGGCGCCCCAG TATGGTTTGTACTCTTCTCTCTTTGGAGGGATAATTTACGTCGCTTTCGGGAGCGTGCCAGAACTGAACATAGCCCCCACAGCTTTATTATCACTTTTGACGTTTTCCTTCACTAATGACGTCACTTTCGGAAACGTCCACGCAGCAGTACTGCTGTGTTTCCTTTCCGGAATAATTGAACTACTTTGTGGAGGTCTCCATCTAG gtTTTCTGGTCGATTTTGTTTCAACCCCTGTGGTGGCGGCGTTTACTTCAGCTGGAGCCCTAACAATCGCCTCCTCCCAGATGAAGAACCTGCTGGGGTTGAAATTCTCGGCCAACAGCTTCACCAGCGTCTGGACCAATGTGTTTTACCACATCACCGAAACAAGAAAATGGGACGCTCTCCTCGGCATTTTTTGTTGCGTGGTTCTCTTGTCGATGAGG AAACTGAAAGATTTCGGGAGTCCCCCTCTGGATGGCCCCCAGGACGAGAAGTCTCGCTCTTCTGGGGTGAAAAAACTGATCTGGTTCTGTTCTGTGGCGAGGAACGCCTTCGTCGTGATTACCTGCGCCGCTACTGCTTATCTCCTCAGTGAACACAACATGGCCCCCTTCTCTTTAACCT CACGAGTACCTGAAGGTCTGCCGAGTTTTACAGTCCCAGTAGGGGAAGTACACGTGGGGAACGCGACAGTCACGGTCGTGGACATGATGAAAGAAGTCGGCGCGGGAATCTTCGTTATTCCTTTCGTCGCCATTCTGGGCAACGTCGCCATTGCCAAAGCTTTCG CGCAAGGCAAAGTTATTGACGCCTCCCAGGAAATGATCGCGGTGGGAATGTGCAATCTGATTGGTTCTTTCTTCGGGTCTTATCCCGTAAACGCGTCCTTCTCTAGAGCTGCCGTTAGCAACGCTAGTGGGGTGAAGACACCTTTAGCTGGAATATACACTg GCGTGATAGTACTCCTAGCGTTGACATTTCTGACGCCATACTTCTCATACATTCCAAAGCCCACTTTGGCAGCGGTCATCATATGTGCTGTCATCTTCATGGTGGAAGTGCCACTTACAAAAATGATATGGGAGATAAACA AAATTGATTTGGTACCGTTCTTTGTGACACTCATCTGTTGTTTGATGCTCGGAATCGAAATCGGAATCTTGATCGGAGTGTGTGTTGATATCATATTCGTATTGTATAGAACAGCGAGACCCAAAATTTTAATCGACAAAGTCGAG AACGATTCGGGAGCGAGTTATATTAAGGTGACTCCGACATCCGCCATTTTGTTCCCATCTGCGGAATATGTAAGGGAAAGAGTGATGCAAAGCAAGGATACTCAAGGAGTTAGTTGCAAGGTCGTGGTGTTCGACTGTCAAAGAATAAACCAGATTGACTTCACGGCAGCCAAA TGTTTATTGGCATTTATTTCGGACTTCAAGAAAGTAGGAAGAGAACTAGTATTCTATCGTCCCAAAAAATCTGTTgccaaaattataacaaaaatagCTGAAGGCGTCGTAAAAATGGCCGAAACAGATACCGATTTAAGCGAGATATTGAAAG agCACCAGCAGGCGAAGGCGCCGACGACAAATGTGGAAATCGACAtcgaaaataaagaaaaacccGTCGAGAACCCAACTGTGACAAATCTAGAATAA
- the LOC138137868 gene encoding sodium-independent sulfate anion transporter-like isoform X1 has translation MEMNSAIPEAPNKKKTKKNPLNKNSSCNWKTSIERKIPIIKWLPKYNTNYLLHDLLAGFTVALTEIPQSIAYAGIAGLPLQYGLYSSFMGGFVYAIFGSCRAINMGSTSIMALLIQSHVTTMGLGASVFMSLIGGIIILLLGLINLGFVFEFFSYPVMAGFTSAAAFTIASSQIKNFLGLAGQATGFLQSWQSVVGEAHKISKWDTILGVVSLSILFFLKEIGGCGNVKDDPTSPKTCSILRRSLFFLSVVKNSVIVALGMLLAYILERNNLNYLKLTGCVTGGFPHFAIPTIDNFIEMVEEFGVSMIFIPMVAILETIAIAKVFSKGKSLDGSQEMVALGVANIMGSLVLSMPVTGSFTRTAVNNASGAKTNMAAVFTGVSILVALPFLTSTFYYIPKATLAAVIICAMFYLFDFEAFALFWKTSKPDLIPMLATLLSSLFLSLEYGILIGISTNLLFVLHAAARPPLKLEKLKSNCQDEVYSIAPNGTIMFPAAEFLRNVILQCQEEGALIIFDGQRVDRMDATVAKSIAVLVAEIEEKRQRIVLVNFQQSIEEMCLCVDKKLVGRFAVGELKDVLSQGRPSMEAVPRLSEIYTVL, from the exons AAAATCCTCTAAACAAGAACTCTTCTTGCAACTGGAAAACCTCCATCGAGCGAAAAATACCAATAATAAAGTGGCTACCTAAATACAACACGAACTACCTTCTCCATGATCTTTTAGCGGGATTTACCGTGGCCTTGACAGAAATACCCCAATCAATCGCATACGCTGGAATCGCTG GACTACCGTTACAATATGGCCTCTACAGTAGCTTCATGGGAGGCTTCGTCTACGCCATCTTTGGCAGTTGCAGAGCAATAAACATGGGCTCTACTTCCATCATGGCACTCTTGATACAATCCCACGTCACCACCATGGGGCTGGGCGCCAGCGTCTTCATGTCACTCATCGGTGGCATCATCATTCTCTTGCTGGGACTGATCAATCTAG GTTTCGTCTTCGAATTCTTCTCGTACCCTGTCATGGCCGGCTTCACCTCAGCTGCAGCTTTCACAATCGCATCGTCCCAAATCAAAAACTTTCTAGGACTAGCTGGACAAGCAACCGGATTTTTACAGTCATGGCAGTCTGTCGTCGGGGAAGCACATAAAATAAGCAAGTGGGACACCATTCTAGGCGTCGTCTCTTTAtctatattattttttcttaaa GAGATCGGTGGCTGCGGTAACGTCAAAGATGATCCAACTTCACCCAAAACATGTTCTATACTCAGACGgtcattattttttctgtcagttGTCAAAAACTCGGTGATCGTGGCACTCGGAATGTTACTTGCCTACATCCTGGAAAGAAACAATCTGAACTACTTAAAACTGACAGGTTGTGTCACTGGGGGGTTCCCCCATTTCGCAATCCCTACAATTGACAATTTCATCGAGATGGTCGAAGAGTTCGGAGTGTCTATGATTTTCATCCCTATGGTGGCGATCCTGGAGACCATAGCGATTGCCAAAGTGTTCT CTAAGGGCAAATCTCTGGACGGGAGCCAAGAGATGGTAGCTCTAGGTGTTGCCAACATCATGGGTTCTTTGGTGTTGTCGATGCCCGTCACCGGTTCCTTCACCAGAACGGCTGTGAACAACGCCTCCGGGGCCAAAACCAACATGGCCGCTGTCTTCACCGGAGTGTCCATTTTGGTCGCTCTACCGTTCCTCACCTCCACGTTCTACTACATTCCCAAGGCTACCCTAGCTGCTGTTATAATCTGCGCCATGTTCTACCTCTTCGACTTCGAGGCCTTCGCCCTCTTTTGGAAAACGAGCA AGCCGGATTTAATCCCGATGTTAGCCACCTTGCTCAGTTCCCTCTTCCTGAGCCTCGAGTACGGCATCCTGATCGGTATTTCGACCAACCTGCTCTTCGTCTTGCACGCAGCAGCGCGCCCACCCCTCAAACTAGAAAAACTGAAATCCAACTGTCAAGACGAGGTTTACTCGATCGCTCCAAACGGTACCATCATGTTCCCGGCGGCGGAATTTTTGCGAAACGTCATTCTACAGTGTCAAGAAGAGGGAGCTTTGATAATATTCGACGGACAACGTGTCGATCGCATGGATGCCACCGTGGCCAAG AGTATTGCAGTTTTGGTAGCAGAAATCGAAGAGAAACGACAAAGAATCGTTCTGGTAAATTTCCAACAGTCCATAGAAGAGATGTGCCTCTGTGTGGACAAAAAATTAGTTGGTCGTTTCGCAGTAGGCGAGCTCAAAGACGTGCTCAGCCAAG GTCGACCTTCGATGGAAGCGGTACCGAGATTAAGCGAAATCTACACCGTACTATAA
- the LOC138137866 gene encoding sodium-independent sulfate anion transporter yields the protein MSVVRFVKSALFNRVPILTWAPRYGSDKLISDAIAGITVGLTVMPQALAYATLAGLEPQYGLYSAFVGCFVYTVFGTCKDITIGPTALMALMTYQQIVGRNTDYAILLCFLCGIVQLAMAILHLGVLIDFISIPVTVGFTSATSVIIMTSQLKSLLGLKISSSGFLDTITKVFKNIHQTRLPDFMLGAVCIGILMLLRKLKDLKIASKDHKPTKKERMVNRSLWLISTSRNALVVIICSTAAYLYETWGAGSPFRLTGTVRPGLPDFKAPPFETLLNNRTVSFGEMVSDLGTSVVLVPVIGVLGNVAIAKAFASGQMIDATQELFTLSMCNVFGSFFSSMPITGSFSRSAVNHASGVQTPLGGVFTGIMVLLALGFLTPYFAFIPKASLAAVIISAVIFMIEYEVVKPMWRSSKKDLIATCATFVFCLAIGVEYGILVGVGINIMFLLYPSARPSVYVEKMKTATSGIEYVMITPGNSLYFPAVDFIKTSVGKAGVNAKNLPVVIDCRFILGADFTAAKGISALINEFLIRRQSLYFLNTREEVVSVFRGVFDTDFKYFSSKEEVESVLEDDKRKELESEETHLLNNGTICHNQWRNSVVELTEIACGDKSNISYRKVNTES from the exons ATGTCGGTCGTCCGATTTGTGAAGTCGGCGCTTTTCAACAGGGTGCCCATCCTGACCTGGGCCCCCCGATACGGCTCCGACAAGCTGATCAGCGACGCCATCGCCGGGATCACGGTGGGCCTGACGGTGATGCCCCAGGCGCTGGCTTACGCCACCCTCGCCGGACTGGAGCCCCAG TACGGTCTCTACTCGGCGTTCGTGGGGTGCTTCGTCTATACGGTCTTCGGCACCTGCAAGGACATTACGATCGGACCCACGGCTCTCATGGCCCTGATGACGTACCAGCAAATCGTGGGTCGAAACACTGACTACGCCATTCTCCTCTGCTTTTTGTGTGGCATCGTGCAATTAGCGATGGCGATATTACACTTGG GTGTATTgatcgattttatttcgatACCGGTGACAGTCGGTTTTACTTCGGCGACATCTGTGATAATAATGACATCCCAGTTGAAGAGTTTGCTAGGATTGAAAATCTCATCGTCGGGTTTTTTGGACACAATCACCAAAGTGTTCAAGAACATCCACCAAACGAGGCTGCCCGATTTTATGCTCGGAGCAGTTTGCATCGGAATTTTGATGCTTCTCAGG AAACTCAAAGACCTCAAAATCGCATCCAAAGATCATAAACCAACCAAAAAGGAGCGCATGGTGAATCGGTCGTTGTGGTTGATCTCCACATCTCGCAACGCCCTCGTCGTCATCATCTGCTCGACCGCTGCGTATTTGTACGAGACGTGGGGCGCCGGATCGCCGTTTCGTCTTACCGGAACCGTCAGGCCCGGACTTCCGGATTTTAAAGCGCCCCCCTTCGAGACCTTGCTGAACAACAGAACCGTCTCGTTCGGCGAAATGGTCTCCGATTTGGGGACCTCAGTCGTGCTGGTGCCTGTGATAGGAGTTTTGGGCAACGTGGCCATCGCCAAAGCGTTCG CTAGCGGTCAGATGATCGACGCCACCCAAGAGCTGTTCACTTTGTCGATGTGCAACGTGTTCGGTTCGTTCTTTTCCTCGATGCCCATCACGGGTTCCTTCTCCAGGTCGGCAGTCAACCACGCCAGTGGGGTACAGACACCGCTAGGGGGCGTCTTTACAG GGATAATGGTCCTGCTGGCATTGGGATTCCTCACCCCCTACTTTGCCTTCATTCCCAAAGCGTCGCTCGCCGCTGTGATCATCAGCGCCGTCATTTTCATGATCGAGTACGAAGTGGTGAAGCCGATGTGGAGGTCCAGCAAAAAGGATCTGATTGCCACCTGCGCCACGTTCGTTTTCTGTCTGGCGATCGGGGTGGAGTACGGGATTCTCGTAGGGGTTGGCATCAACATCATGTTCTTGTTGTATCCGTCGGCGCGACCCTCGGTCTACGTTGAGAAAATGAAG ACTGCGACGAGTGGTATAGAGTACGTCATGATTACTCCCGGGAATAGCTTGTACTTCCCCGCTGTCGATTTTATCAAAACCAGTGTGGGTAAAGCTGGGGTCAACGCTAAAAATCTGCCGGTGGTGATCGACTGTCGGTTCATCTTAG GTGCAGATTTCACTGCAGCTAAGGGAATCTCAGCGTTGATCAACGAATTCTTGATTCGTCGCCAATCTCTCTACTTCTTGAATACTCGAGAAGAGGTGGTTTCCGTTTTCAGAGGAGTTTTCGACACCGACTTCAAATATTTCAGCTCCAAAGAAGAAGTAGAGTCTGTTTTGGAAG ACGACAAAAGAAAAGAACTTGAGAGTGAAGAGACTCATCTGTTGAATAATGGGACCATCTGCCACAACCAATGGCGGAATTCTGTTGTGGAACTGACCGAAATTGCGTGCGGTGACAAATCCAACATTTCGTACAGAAAAGTTAACACGGAATCATAA
- the mRpL12 gene encoding uncharacterized protein mRpL12 produces the protein MHSARLIVRSPLKNWRAISRCSALSQTEAQSVVAEKLTVPPPSGVDRPVSPKIEKLVTEISQLNLLEVSELSGALKKRLNLPDAPVMPIGGFAAAAPAEEEDEAPKQVKSIFTVKLMKFDEKQKVPLIKEIKGLIEGMNLVQAKKFVESAPTVVKADVGKEEADKLKAAIEKVGGVIEIE, from the exons ATGCATTCCGCTCGTTTAATTGTGCGTTCGCCGCTAAAGAACTGGCGTGCCATATCTCGGTG TTCAGCCCTGTCCCAAACCGAAGCGCAATCAGTCGTCGCCGAAAAACTGACAGTCCCTCCCCCAAGCGGTGTCGACAGGCCCGTTAGCCCCAAGATCGAAAAATTAGTGACGGAAATTTCTCAACTGAACCTTCTTGAGGTATCGGAATTGAGCGGGGCTCTAAAAAAGCGATTAAACTTGCCCGACGCGCCTGTCATGCCAATTGGGGGTTTCGCCGCGGCGGCTCCGGCGGAAGAGGAGGACGAGGCGCCGAAACAAGTCAAGTCAATATTCACGGTGAAGTTGATGAAATTCGACGAGAAACAAAAAGTTCCGTTGATTAAAGAAATCAAAGGGCTGATAGAAGGAATGAATTTGGTGCAGGCGAAGAAATTCGTGGAGAGTGCACCGACTGTAGTCAAAGCTGACGTTGGCAAAGAAGAGGCGGATAAGCTGAAAGCTGCGATAGAGAAAGTCGGCGGCGTTATAGAAATCGAATAA
- the LOC138137868 gene encoding sodium-independent sulfate anion transporter-like isoform X2, whose product MEMNSAIPEAPNKKKTKKNPLNKNSSCNWKTSIERKIPIIKWLPKYNTNYLLHDLLAGFTVALTEIPQSIAYAGIAGLPLQYGLYSSFMGGFVYAIFGSCRAINMGSTSIMALLIQSHVTTMGLGASVFMSLIGGIIILLLGLINLGFVFEFFSYPVMAGFTSAAAFTIASSQIKNFLGLAGQATGFLQSWQSVVGEAHKISKWDTILGVVSLSILFFLKEIGGCGNVKDDPTSPKTCSILRRSLFFLSVVKNSVIVALGMLLAYILERNNLNYLKLTGCVTGGFPHFAIPTIDNFIEMVEEFGVSMIFIPMVAILETIAIAKVFSKGKSLDGSQEMVALGVANIMGSLVLSMPVTGSFTRTAVNNASGAKTNMAAVFTGVSILVALPFLTSTFYYIPKATLAAVIICAMFYLFDFEAFALFWKTSKPDLIPMLATLLSSLFLSLEYGILIGISTNLLFVLHAAARPPLKLEKLKSNCQDEVYSIAPNGTIMFPAAEFLRNVILQCQEEGALIIFDGQRVDRMDATVAKFW is encoded by the exons AAAATCCTCTAAACAAGAACTCTTCTTGCAACTGGAAAACCTCCATCGAGCGAAAAATACCAATAATAAAGTGGCTACCTAAATACAACACGAACTACCTTCTCCATGATCTTTTAGCGGGATTTACCGTGGCCTTGACAGAAATACCCCAATCAATCGCATACGCTGGAATCGCTG GACTACCGTTACAATATGGCCTCTACAGTAGCTTCATGGGAGGCTTCGTCTACGCCATCTTTGGCAGTTGCAGAGCAATAAACATGGGCTCTACTTCCATCATGGCACTCTTGATACAATCCCACGTCACCACCATGGGGCTGGGCGCCAGCGTCTTCATGTCACTCATCGGTGGCATCATCATTCTCTTGCTGGGACTGATCAATCTAG GTTTCGTCTTCGAATTCTTCTCGTACCCTGTCATGGCCGGCTTCACCTCAGCTGCAGCTTTCACAATCGCATCGTCCCAAATCAAAAACTTTCTAGGACTAGCTGGACAAGCAACCGGATTTTTACAGTCATGGCAGTCTGTCGTCGGGGAAGCACATAAAATAAGCAAGTGGGACACCATTCTAGGCGTCGTCTCTTTAtctatattattttttcttaaa GAGATCGGTGGCTGCGGTAACGTCAAAGATGATCCAACTTCACCCAAAACATGTTCTATACTCAGACGgtcattattttttctgtcagttGTCAAAAACTCGGTGATCGTGGCACTCGGAATGTTACTTGCCTACATCCTGGAAAGAAACAATCTGAACTACTTAAAACTGACAGGTTGTGTCACTGGGGGGTTCCCCCATTTCGCAATCCCTACAATTGACAATTTCATCGAGATGGTCGAAGAGTTCGGAGTGTCTATGATTTTCATCCCTATGGTGGCGATCCTGGAGACCATAGCGATTGCCAAAGTGTTCT CTAAGGGCAAATCTCTGGACGGGAGCCAAGAGATGGTAGCTCTAGGTGTTGCCAACATCATGGGTTCTTTGGTGTTGTCGATGCCCGTCACCGGTTCCTTCACCAGAACGGCTGTGAACAACGCCTCCGGGGCCAAAACCAACATGGCCGCTGTCTTCACCGGAGTGTCCATTTTGGTCGCTCTACCGTTCCTCACCTCCACGTTCTACTACATTCCCAAGGCTACCCTAGCTGCTGTTATAATCTGCGCCATGTTCTACCTCTTCGACTTCGAGGCCTTCGCCCTCTTTTGGAAAACGAGCA AGCCGGATTTAATCCCGATGTTAGCCACCTTGCTCAGTTCCCTCTTCCTGAGCCTCGAGTACGGCATCCTGATCGGTATTTCGACCAACCTGCTCTTCGTCTTGCACGCAGCAGCGCGCCCACCCCTCAAACTAGAAAAACTGAAATCCAACTGTCAAGACGAGGTTTACTCGATCGCTCCAAACGGTACCATCATGTTCCCGGCGGCGGAATTTTTGCGAAACGTCATTCTACAGTGTCAAGAAGAGGGAGCTTTGATAATATTCGACGGACAACGTGTCGATCGCATGGATGCCACCGTGGCCAAG TTTTGGTAG